In Blastopirellula sediminis, the following proteins share a genomic window:
- a CDS encoding cupin domain-containing protein yields the protein MKRFLALTVVLFVGAMVWRISAHETAHGPNVKPVMSHEIQEKVDGIATRAVMAEVTWQGGDFSEAHRHPGPTFVYVLEGEIETQVEDGPIVRLKPGDTLYEPSMALHRLTRNMNPDKPAKILAFHLTPTDAKELVIPEPTEK from the coding sequence ATGAAACGATTCCTGGCACTGACCGTTGTGCTTTTTGTTGGCGCTATGGTTTGGCGGATCTCGGCGCATGAAACGGCGCATGGTCCGAATGTGAAACCGGTGATGTCGCACGAGATCCAGGAAAAGGTCGACGGTATCGCGACGCGAGCAGTGATGGCCGAAGTCACTTGGCAAGGAGGAGATTTCTCCGAGGCGCATCGCCATCCAGGGCCGACGTTCGTCTATGTCCTGGAAGGGGAAATCGAAACGCAGGTCGAAGATGGCCCGATCGTGCGGCTGAAGCCAGGAGACACGCTGTACGAACCGTCGATGGCGCTGCATCGGTTGACCCGCAACATGAACCCGGACAAACCGGCCAAGATCCTGGCGTTTCATTTGACGCCAACCGACGCCAAAGAGTTGGTGATTCCGGAACCGACCGAAAAATAG
- a CDS encoding 2-hydroxyacid dehydrogenase, translating into MQVAVFSTKSYDREFLLSASTESEICYDFFEERLTQRTVVLARDFPAVCCFVNDELSASVIEAIAAGGTKMIALRCAGFNNCNLHAAAEHGVKVARVPAYSPYAVAEHTVGLILTLNRKFHKAYNRVREGNFALQGMLGFDLHGKTIGVVGTGKIGQIAASILQGFGCRILAFDVHQNPECVAAGVEYVELDQLFAESDVVTLHCPLLPSTKYLVNEASIAKMKPGVMLINTSRGGLVDAKAVIEGLKTGQIGYVGLDVYEEEADLFFEDRSELVIQDDVFSRLLTFPNVLITGHQAFFTRNALEAISQVTTENLRQFLKGEKLANEVVAS; encoded by the coding sequence GTGCAAGTCGCCGTCTTCAGCACCAAGTCGTACGATCGCGAGTTTTTGTTAAGCGCCTCAACCGAGAGCGAGATCTGTTACGATTTCTTCGAGGAGCGGCTGACGCAGCGGACCGTTGTTCTGGCTCGCGATTTTCCCGCGGTCTGCTGTTTCGTGAACGACGAACTTTCGGCGAGCGTCATCGAAGCGATCGCCGCCGGCGGGACCAAGATGATCGCGCTTCGCTGCGCTGGGTTCAATAACTGCAATCTGCATGCGGCGGCCGAACATGGCGTGAAAGTCGCCCGAGTTCCGGCTTATTCTCCCTACGCGGTCGCCGAGCATACGGTTGGCCTGATTCTGACCCTCAATCGCAAGTTTCACAAAGCGTATAATCGAGTCCGCGAAGGGAACTTCGCTTTGCAGGGAATGCTCGGTTTTGATCTCCATGGCAAGACGATCGGCGTGGTTGGAACCGGCAAGATCGGCCAGATCGCCGCGTCGATCTTGCAAGGCTTCGGCTGCCGCATTTTGGCCTTTGACGTTCATCAAAATCCGGAATGCGTCGCCGCAGGGGTTGAGTACGTCGAGCTTGATCAACTCTTCGCCGAAAGCGACGTCGTCACGCTCCATTGCCCGCTGTTGCCGTCAACCAAGTATCTGGTCAACGAGGCGAGCATCGCCAAGATGAAGCCGGGGGTGATGCTGATCAACACAAGTCGCGGCGGACTGGTTGATGCGAAAGCGGTCATTGAAGGGTTAAAGACAGGACAGATCGGTTACGTCGGACTCGACGTCTACGAAGAAGAAGCGGATCTCTTTTTTGAAGATCGCTCGGAACTGGTGATTCAGGACGACGTGTTCTCGCGTCTGCTCACGTTTCCCAATGTCCTGATCACCGGGCACCAGGCATTTTTTACCCGCAACGCGTTGGAAGCGATCAGCCAAGTGACGACCGAAAACTTGCGTCAGTTTCTGAAAGGAGAGAAACTGGCGAATGAGGTTGTCGCCAGTTAA
- the tssK gene encoding type VI secretion system baseplate subunit TssK → MLTSNAVHWYEGMFLSPHHFQASEMHQAYQNRRGDLWIQRHHWGLRSIDLDIDALTNSRLVVRSLEARLRDGVTVSLPSDGQLPVMDLRHAMADRQNLTIYLAAPQLVSGQSNVADSSGAHARYLVENLDVEDQNSGSNQQTIQIRRLNLRLLHDGDNHAGYETLPIARIRRSDRGEAVPQLDETYIPPLLACDAWRPLQANILQRIYDRLGRKLDLLSSQIVSRKISFDSRGQGDQQLLEQLRAINECYPAIQMIAFTPGTHPINAFYELARTIGKLAVFGSMRRPPEMPAYDHDDLAGCFWRQKQYIDALLDAVVEPDYRERHFEGAGLRMQVDLEPSWLEGSNKLFVGVESSLPPQQVDRLLTRGLDMKIGSSDKVVELYRLGQAGLRFNYASHPPRALPALPGVSYFEIDRDSQPAQWDQVKHSLTLAIRLNENLIVSDIEGQRRLTIRVDGQSTTLQFTLYVVPNEPGVA, encoded by the coding sequence GTGCTGACCAGCAACGCCGTCCACTGGTACGAAGGAATGTTTCTTTCGCCTCATCATTTCCAGGCGTCAGAAATGCACCAGGCCTATCAAAATCGACGGGGCGATCTCTGGATCCAGCGACATCATTGGGGCCTCCGTTCGATCGATCTCGATATCGACGCGTTGACCAACTCGCGACTCGTCGTTCGTTCGCTCGAAGCGCGTCTCCGCGACGGCGTGACCGTTTCCCTTCCCAGCGACGGTCAACTGCCGGTCATGGATTTGCGCCACGCGATGGCCGATCGTCAGAATCTGACGATCTATCTGGCCGCGCCGCAATTGGTTTCGGGGCAATCAAACGTCGCCGACAGTTCGGGAGCACACGCGCGTTACCTGGTCGAAAACCTCGACGTCGAAGATCAAAACAGCGGTTCCAACCAACAAACCATCCAGATCCGCCGGCTCAACTTGCGATTGCTGCACGACGGCGACAATCACGCCGGTTACGAAACGCTGCCGATCGCCCGCATCCGCCGTTCCGACCGGGGCGAAGCGGTGCCGCAGCTCGACGAAACGTACATTCCGCCGCTGTTGGCTTGCGACGCCTGGCGTCCGCTGCAAGCGAACATCTTGCAACGCATCTACGATCGCCTGGGGCGCAAGCTTGATCTCCTCTCGTCGCAGATCGTCAGCCGTAAGATCTCGTTCGACAGTCGCGGGCAAGGGGACCAGCAGCTGCTCGAACAGCTGCGAGCGATCAACGAATGCTACCCGGCGATCCAGATGATCGCGTTCACGCCTGGGACGCACCCGATCAACGCCTTCTACGAATTGGCCCGCACGATCGGCAAGCTGGCGGTCTTCGGCTCGATGCGTCGTCCGCCGGAAATGCCGGCCTATGACCATGACGATCTGGCCGGCTGCTTCTGGCGACAGAAACAGTACATCGACGCGCTGCTCGACGCGGTTGTGGAGCCTGACTATCGCGAACGTCACTTCGAGGGCGCCGGTCTCCGAATGCAGGTCGACCTTGAACCATCGTGGTTGGAAGGCTCGAACAAACTGTTCGTCGGCGTCGAAAGCTCGCTGCCGCCGCAACAGGTTGATCGCCTGCTCACCCGCGGACTCGACATGAAGATCGGCAGCAGCGACAAAGTGGTCGAACTCTATCGCTTGGGTCAGGCCGGTCTCCGGTTCAACTACGCCAGCCATCCGCCGCGCGCATTACCCGCGTTGCCGGGGGTCTCGTATTTCGAGATCGATCGCGACAGCCAACCGGCGCAGTGGGATCAGGTGAAACATTCGCTGACGCTGGCGATTCGTCTGAACGAAAACCTGATCGTCAGCGACATCGAAGGGCAACGCCGCTTGACGATTCGGGTCGACGGACAATCGACCACGCTGCAGTTCACGCTCTACGTTGTGCCAAACGAACCGGGCGTCGCCTAA
- the panD gene encoding aspartate 1-decarboxylase — translation MIRTFLKSKIHRATCTEACLDYEGSVTIDSLLMDAADLLDHEQVDIYNITSGTRLTTYAIPGPPGSGVICINGAAAHLVNPKDLIIIASYAQYSEEELADYAPIVVQVDQHNQIMTPVSKN, via the coding sequence ATGATCCGAACCTTTCTCAAATCGAAGATTCACCGCGCCACGTGCACCGAGGCTTGCCTCGACTACGAGGGGAGCGTGACGATTGACAGCCTGCTGATGGATGCGGCCGATTTGCTCGACCATGAACAGGTCGACATCTACAACATCACGTCGGGTACTCGCTTAACGACCTACGCCATTCCGGGCCCGCCGGGGAGCGGCGTGATCTGCATCAACGGAGCGGCCGCACATCTGGTAAATCCGAAAGATCTGATCATCATCGCAAGTTACGCGCAATACAGCGAAGAAGAACTCGCTGATTACGCGCCGATCGTCGTGCAAGTCGATCAGCACAACCAGATTATGACTCCCGTCTCGAAAAATTAG
- a CDS encoding Gfo/Idh/MocA family protein gives MKRRHFLAATSAAVILPHLAFGDAPKRKVAVIGHTGRGNYGHGLDTVWQEIPATEIVAVADANSAGLEKAKAKLKLERGYADYRQMLSDVRPEFVAVAPRYVDEHRDMILAAIDAGAKGIYCEKAFCRTPAEADEIIAAADKQGVKIAVAHRNRYHPALPQIKALIASGELGKLIEMRGRGVGDRRGGGEDLWVLGTHIFNLVDYFAGAPRSCSAIMLQDGRPVTSADVREGAEGLGPLAGNELHARYETEQGIVAYYDTVADDGTDRQAYCLQLIGGKGMVTIFIDRNPIAYFSPGNPYQTTEPRQWLPITSAGVGKPEPNPEACKEVANHVLGVKDLIDAVDNNRQPLCSATDARTAVEMVCAAFASHVADGKRVNFPLQERGNALASWK, from the coding sequence ATGAAACGACGTCACTTCCTCGCCGCAACTTCCGCCGCCGTAATTCTGCCGCATCTCGCCTTTGGCGACGCTCCCAAGCGCAAGGTCGCCGTGATCGGGCACACTGGTCGTGGAAATTATGGACATGGGCTCGATACCGTCTGGCAAGAGATTCCGGCCACCGAGATTGTCGCCGTCGCTGACGCTAACTCCGCCGGCTTGGAGAAGGCGAAAGCGAAGCTGAAGCTAGAGCGGGGCTACGCCGACTATCGCCAGATGCTGAGCGACGTAAGGCCGGAGTTCGTCGCGGTCGCGCCGCGCTATGTCGACGAGCATCGCGACATGATCCTCGCAGCGATCGACGCCGGCGCCAAAGGAATCTACTGCGAAAAGGCGTTCTGCCGCACGCCGGCCGAAGCGGACGAGATCATCGCCGCCGCCGACAAGCAGGGGGTCAAAATCGCGGTCGCTCATCGCAATCGCTACCATCCGGCATTGCCGCAGATCAAAGCGCTGATCGCCTCGGGAGAGCTTGGCAAGCTGATCGAAATGCGTGGACGAGGCGTCGGCGATCGCCGCGGCGGCGGTGAAGACCTGTGGGTCTTGGGGACGCACATTTTCAACCTGGTCGACTACTTCGCCGGAGCGCCCCGGTCCTGCTCGGCGATCATGCTGCAAGATGGTCGCCCTGTGACGTCGGCCGATGTCCGCGAAGGGGCGGAGGGACTCGGTCCGCTGGCCGGTAACGAGTTGCACGCGCGATACGAAACGGAGCAGGGGATCGTCGCCTACTATGACACGGTCGCCGACGACGGAACCGATCGTCAGGCCTATTGTCTGCAACTGATCGGCGGTAAAGGAATGGTGACGATCTTCATTGATCGCAATCCAATCGCCTATTTCTCGCCAGGCAATCCGTATCAAACGACCGAGCCGCGGCAATGGCTGCCGATCACTTCGGCCGGAGTCGGCAAGCCGGAACCGAATCCCGAAGCGTGCAAGGAAGTCGCCAATCACGTCCTGGGGGTCAAAGACCTGATCGACGCGGTCGACAACAATCGCCAACCGCTATGCAGCGCGACTGATGCCCGGACCGCGGTCGAAATGGTCTGCGCCGCTTTTGCGTCGCATGTGGCGGACGGCAAACGGGTTAACTTCCCGCTGCAAGAGCGGGGGAATGCTCTGGCGAGTTGGAAATAG
- a CDS encoding apiosidase-like domain-containing protein, with protein sequence MFRPLAALAVILFTAMPLLAANVARYDVFDQALECDKELDKPLWDARVYVDFTSPSGKTSTVEAFWDGDRTWRFRQSPNELGPWKWTTRCQEQASLSGKSGTFDCIEYFGDSPVYKHGPIRLTENRLFFQYEDGTPFFFLGDTAWNGVLKATDEQWDRYLTMREQQEFTVIQFVSTQWRGGDKTIPDRVYYPTKPIGVNAKEFQRLDKRVVAINQHGMVACPVVLWALNPSDPGNILPEKDAQRLAEYIKARWGAYNVIWMLSGDCPFKGDSVERWKRIGQNVFGDSQRLCTLHASGQNWIVDKFADQSWYDFVGYQSGHGDAAGALNWHVAGPVKDAWNKAVIARPIVNLEPNYEAHPAYESKKVHDGQHVRRAAYWSLLISPPAGVTFGHNSIWIWNEKKGDAESHGNLRNVEPWTAGLETPGTKSMTVLYDFFASGPREKLRPDQDLLASQLGEKNRNHYVAAASTEDGAWQVVYLPVGGKIGLKAEKLQNPRFARWFNPRTGEFSKPVNPTADGSTLTFEAPNSEDWVLDLRRELP encoded by the coding sequence ATGTTCCGCCCGCTCGCCGCCTTAGCGGTGATTCTGTTTACCGCTATGCCCCTTTTGGCCGCCAATGTCGCTCGCTATGACGTTTTCGATCAAGCGCTGGAGTGCGACAAAGAACTCGATAAACCCCTTTGGGACGCGCGGGTCTATGTCGATTTTACTTCTCCCAGCGGAAAAACGTCGACGGTCGAAGCGTTTTGGGACGGAGATCGCACCTGGCGATTTCGCCAAAGCCCAAATGAACTGGGTCCCTGGAAATGGACGACTCGCTGCCAAGAGCAAGCGTCGCTCAGTGGCAAGTCGGGGACGTTCGACTGCATCGAATACTTTGGCGACAGCCCCGTCTACAAGCATGGACCGATTCGCCTGACCGAGAATCGACTCTTCTTTCAATACGAAGACGGAACGCCTTTCTTCTTTCTCGGCGACACCGCGTGGAACGGCGTCTTGAAAGCGACCGACGAACAGTGGGATCGCTACCTGACGATGCGCGAGCAGCAAGAATTCACCGTGATCCAATTTGTCAGCACGCAATGGCGCGGCGGCGACAAGACGATTCCCGACCGCGTTTATTACCCGACCAAGCCGATCGGCGTGAACGCCAAAGAGTTCCAGCGGCTCGATAAGCGGGTCGTCGCGATCAATCAACATGGAATGGTCGCTTGCCCGGTTGTGCTGTGGGCGCTCAATCCGAGCGATCCCGGCAACATCCTGCCGGAGAAAGACGCTCAGCGGCTGGCCGAATACATTAAAGCTCGTTGGGGCGCCTACAACGTGATCTGGATGCTCTCGGGCGATTGCCCATTCAAGGGAGACTCGGTCGAACGCTGGAAACGGATCGGGCAAAACGTCTTTGGCGATTCTCAGCGACTCTGCACGCTGCATGCGTCGGGACAAAACTGGATTGTCGACAAGTTCGCCGATCAGTCGTGGTATGACTTCGTCGGCTATCAATCGGGACATGGCGATGCGGCCGGTGCATTGAATTGGCATGTCGCCGGCCCGGTGAAGGACGCCTGGAACAAAGCAGTGATCGCGCGGCCGATCGTCAATCTAGAGCCGAACTACGAAGCCCATCCCGCCTACGAGTCGAAGAAAGTGCACGACGGTCAGCATGTGCGTCGCGCCGCCTACTGGTCGCTCCTGATTTCACCCCCGGCCGGCGTGACGTTTGGTCACAACTCGATCTGGATTTGGAACGAGAAAAAAGGGGACGCCGAAAGCCATGGCAACCTGAGAAACGTCGAACCTTGGACGGCTGGTCTCGAAACGCCAGGGACGAAATCGATGACGGTGCTCTATGACTTCTTCGCCAGCGGCCCGCGCGAAAAGCTTCGTCCCGATCAAGACCTGCTCGCTTCGCAGTTAGGCGAGAAAAACCGGAACCATTACGTCGCCGCGGCGTCGACCGAAGATGGCGCTTGGCAGGTTGTATATTTGCCGGTTGGCGGCAAGATCGGCCTGAAAGCGGAAAAACTGCAAAACCCACGGTTCGCTCGCTGGTTCAATCCACGAACCGGTGAGTTCAGCAAACCAGTCAACCCGACGGCTGACGGTTCGACATTAACCTTCGAAGCGCCCAACAGCGAAGACTGGGTGCTCGACCTGCGGCGCGAACTGCCGTAG
- the pdxR gene encoding MocR-like pyridoxine biosynthesis transcription factor PdxR, translating to MVQRRSQRFQFDTLEIDRDASQPLHRQLESQLREAIRSGRLRPGEKLPSTRGLCNQLQIARNTVAAAYEQLLAEGYLEAEIGSGTRVSQQLPEQTAPSSVAKKPSPKTSRRGLAKRAEEVDRYADWAPRTITTPLPFRPHTPAIDQFPRDIWQRLADRRIRRLPRLTYLGVDPAGYPPLRSAIAAYLGASRGVACSAEQIIVTSGVQQGLELIARLLLDPGDSFWLEQPGYSPAWHAFTAHGAVGVPVPVDEQGIDVAAGERLCPRPKLAYVTPSVQWPAAVTMSLPRRMQLLEWAEQSDAWIIEDDYVGEFRFAARPQQALAAIDPHGSVIYLGTFSKVLFPGMRLGYLVVPEPLVRAFATSRWLADRHSPVFEQATLTDFIEEGHFARHLRRMRKLYAARQAAMFTALETSFGSAMEFQRNEAGLHVVAKASDSRQNRRLQRAADEAGVEYHLVDQYSASAGKTPGMILGFAAFNEQQIAEAAQAWADRFFA from the coding sequence ATGGTTCAGCGCCGCTCGCAACGCTTTCAATTTGATACGCTCGAGATTGACCGAGACGCATCACAGCCGCTTCATCGACAGCTGGAATCGCAGCTCCGCGAGGCGATCCGGAGCGGGCGACTTCGTCCCGGCGAAAAGTTGCCGTCGACCCGCGGTCTCTGCAATCAACTGCAAATTGCCCGCAACACGGTCGCCGCTGCCTACGAACAACTGCTGGCCGAAGGTTATCTGGAAGCGGAGATCGGCTCCGGCACCCGCGTTTCGCAACAACTTCCCGAGCAAACGGCGCCCTCTTCCGTCGCCAAGAAGCCATCCCCAAAGACGTCGCGCCGCGGCTTGGCGAAGCGTGCCGAAGAAGTAGACCGGTACGCCGATTGGGCGCCGCGGACGATCACGACGCCGCTGCCGTTTCGTCCCCATACGCCGGCGATTGATCAGTTTCCCCGCGACATCTGGCAGCGTCTGGCCGATAGGCGGATCCGTCGCTTGCCGCGGCTGACCTATTTGGGAGTCGATCCGGCAGGTTATCCGCCGCTCCGCAGTGCGATCGCCGCCTATCTCGGCGCATCGCGCGGCGTCGCCTGTTCGGCCGAGCAAATCATCGTTACTAGCGGCGTGCAGCAAGGGTTGGAGCTGATCGCGCGGCTGTTGCTTGATCCTGGCGATTCGTTCTGGCTCGAACAGCCAGGCTACAGTCCCGCGTGGCATGCGTTCACCGCGCATGGCGCGGTCGGCGTGCCGGTGCCGGTCGATGAGCAAGGAATTGACGTCGCGGCCGGTGAGCGACTTTGCCCGCGGCCGAAGCTCGCCTATGTCACTCCTAGCGTCCAGTGGCCTGCGGCGGTGACGATGAGCCTGCCGCGGCGGATGCAACTGCTCGAATGGGCCGAGCAGAGCGATGCGTGGATTATCGAAGACGACTACGTCGGCGAGTTCCGTTTCGCCGCACGTCCGCAGCAGGCGCTTGCGGCGATCGATCCGCATGGCTCGGTCATTTACCTGGGGACCTTCAGCAAAGTGCTGTTCCCTGGGATGCGGCTCGGATATCTGGTTGTGCCGGAACCGCTGGTCCGCGCGTTCGCCACGTCACGTTGGCTGGCCGATCGCCATTCGCCGGTCTTTGAACAAGCGACGCTGACCGACTTTATCGAAGAAGGCCATTTCGCGCGGCACTTGCGGCGAATGCGGAAGTTGTACGCCGCCCGACAAGCGGCGATGTTCACGGCGCTCGAAACGTCGTTCGGCTCGGCGATGGAATTCCAGCGGAATGAAGCGGGCTTGCACGTCGTCGCTAAGGCGAGCGACTCGCGGCAAAATCGTCGCTTACAACGTGCCGCCGACGAGGCCGGCGTCGAATATCACCTGGTCGACCAATACTCGGCCTCCGCGGGAAAGACGCCTGGGATGATCCTCGGCTTCGCCGCATTCAACGAACAACAAATCGCCGAAGCGGCGCAGGCGTGGGCCGATCGATTCTTTGCATAG
- a CDS encoding fused MFS/spermidine synthase, which yields MFRLPELLRCCFAAAVFVSALLLFQIQPIVSKAILPWFGGSPAVWTTAMLFFQVVLFLGYLYAHLTTRYLPLLWQGAVHLLLVIAAAVLSPVLADISWKPSPEDAPALRILLLLTATIGLPYFLLAANGPLLQAWFGRRFPGVSPYRLYALSNVGSLLALLSYPFVIEPNFAVSTQAAQWSIGFGLFAALLAIVVWQLRSAPAETPTGEVPTSSLSSPAISWRTRAKWLLLPAWASFGLLAVTNHVCQDMAVVPLLWVAPLSLYLLTFILAFDSEGWYRRETVAWLTMASLAGVALVDWSSGSLGLVAAIGVYFASLFFACFACHGELVRLKPEPARLTEFYLTISAGGALGGVLVSLICPMALTDYFESPIFILGSFLIAGGILFSATSKAVAANPADQPTPAPLPKRLAWAIPLLLVVVYGELRNFSGDYLVSRRNFYGVLHVDDQASDGERRRMMFHGHIVHGFQFLDDKRRTEPTSYYAPETGVGIVLSELSAEDRPLRVGVVGLGAGTLAAYGKPGDTFRMYEINPEVVELAEDYFSYLKDSPAKVEIVLGDGRLSLEAETNQKFDLLVLDAFSGDAIPTHLLTREAFDIYRQRLAPNGVIAVHISNMHVDLRPVVEGLANDCDLQTLYFVAAPDVAHQKTGAHWVIATNNRALLASETIRRAVTIEPSQLVVDRLWTDDYSNLLNVLK from the coding sequence ATGTTTCGCCTGCCTGAACTTCTGCGCTGCTGTTTTGCCGCGGCTGTTTTCGTCAGTGCGCTGTTGTTGTTCCAAATCCAGCCGATCGTCAGCAAAGCGATCCTTCCCTGGTTTGGCGGCAGCCCAGCGGTCTGGACGACGGCGATGCTCTTCTTTCAGGTCGTGCTGTTCCTCGGCTATCTCTACGCCCATTTGACGACGCGCTATCTGCCGCTCCTCTGGCAAGGAGCGGTTCATTTGCTGTTGGTGATTGCGGCGGCGGTCTTGTCGCCGGTCTTGGCCGACATCAGTTGGAAACCATCTCCTGAAGACGCTCCGGCGCTCCGCATCTTGCTGTTGCTCACCGCGACGATCGGGTTGCCTTACTTCTTGCTCGCCGCCAACGGTCCGCTGCTGCAAGCCTGGTTCGGTCGGCGATTCCCTGGCGTATCGCCCTATCGACTCTACGCGTTATCCAACGTCGGCTCGCTGCTGGCGCTGCTTAGCTATCCGTTTGTGATCGAGCCGAACTTCGCCGTTTCGACGCAAGCCGCGCAGTGGTCGATTGGGTTCGGCTTGTTCGCCGCGCTGTTGGCGATCGTCGTCTGGCAGTTGCGCTCGGCGCCGGCGGAAACGCCGACGGGCGAAGTCCCTACCTCTTCGTTGAGCAGTCCCGCGATTTCATGGCGGACGCGAGCCAAGTGGCTCCTGTTGCCGGCCTGGGCCAGCTTTGGCCTGTTGGCGGTCACCAATCATGTTTGCCAAGACATGGCGGTCGTTCCGCTCCTCTGGGTCGCACCGCTCAGTTTGTACTTGCTCACCTTCATCCTGGCGTTCGATAGCGAAGGTTGGTATCGCCGCGAGACGGTCGCTTGGCTGACGATGGCTTCGCTGGCCGGCGTGGCCCTAGTCGATTGGTCGAGCGGTTCGTTGGGACTGGTCGCCGCAATCGGCGTTTACTTCGCTTCCCTCTTTTTCGCCTGCTTTGCGTGTCACGGCGAACTGGTTCGTTTGAAGCCCGAGCCGGCTCGTCTGACCGAGTTCTATCTGACCATTTCCGCTGGCGGCGCCTTGGGAGGCGTCCTTGTTTCGCTCATTTGCCCCATGGCGCTGACCGATTATTTTGAATCGCCGATTTTCATTCTCGGCAGTTTCCTGATCGCCGGCGGAATCCTGTTCTCGGCGACCAGCAAAGCGGTCGCAGCCAACCCCGCCGACCAACCGACACCTGCTCCGCTACCGAAACGCTTGGCCTGGGCGATTCCGCTGCTCTTGGTCGTCGTCTACGGCGAACTTCGCAATTTCAGCGGCGACTATCTCGTTTCGCGGCGCAACTTTTACGGCGTGCTGCACGTTGACGATCAAGCGTCGGACGGAGAACGCCGCCGCATGATGTTCCATGGACATATCGTCCACGGTTTCCAATTCCTCGACGACAAACGCCGCACCGAACCGACGTCGTACTACGCGCCGGAAACCGGCGTCGGCATCGTCCTGAGCGAGTTGTCCGCCGAGGATCGTCCGCTGCGCGTCGGCGTCGTTGGACTTGGCGCCGGAACGCTCGCCGCCTACGGCAAGCCCGGCGACACCTTCCGCATGTACGAAATCAACCCGGAAGTGGTCGAACTGGCGGAAGACTATTTCAGCTATCTGAAAGATTCGCCGGCGAAGGTGGAGATTGTCCTCGGCGACGGACGACTTTCGCTCGAAGCGGAGACGAATCAGAAATTCGACTTGCTCGTCCTCGACGCGTTCAGCGGCGACGCGATTCCGACCCACTTGCTGACGCGCGAGGCGTTTGACATTTATCGCCAACGACTTGCACCCAATGGCGTGATCGCCGTCCACATCAGCAACATGCATGTCGACCTGCGACCGGTCGTCGAAGGTCTGGCCAACGATTGCGATCTGCAAACGCTCTACTTCGTCGCCGCTCCCGACGTCGCCCATCAAAAGACCGGCGCCCATTGGGTGATCGCGACCAACAACCGGGCGCTGCTCGCGAGCGAAACCATCCGCCGCGCCGTGACGATCGAACCATCGCAATTGGTGGTCGATCGTCTCTGGACCGATGACTATAGCAACCTGCTGAATGTGCTGAAGTAA
- a CDS encoding carboxymuconolactone decarboxylase family protein — MSQRLDYYKLSPEPFRHLMAIEKHLHQSTLEHVLLELVKLRVSQINGCAFCLNMHSTLLRKAGEPPHRIDLVAAWREAPCYSDRERAALAWAEAVTLLPQHQVTDALYDELAAQFDETEIVDLTAAIANINAWNRFAVPFCKAPEIEETATA; from the coding sequence ATGTCTCAGCGATTGGACTACTACAAATTGTCGCCCGAACCGTTCCGTCACCTGATGGCGATCGAAAAGCATCTCCACCAATCGACGCTGGAGCATGTGCTGCTCGAACTGGTCAAGCTGCGAGTGTCGCAGATCAACGGGTGCGCGTTTTGCTTGAACATGCATTCGACGCTGCTGCGAAAAGCAGGCGAACCGCCGCATCGGATCGATCTGGTCGCCGCGTGGCGCGAAGCGCCTTGCTATAGCGACCGCGAACGAGCCGCGTTGGCCTGGGCCGAAGCGGTCACCTTGCTGCCGCAGCACCAAGTGACCGACGCCCTGTATGACGAGCTAGCGGCGCAGTTCGACGAAACTGAAATCGTCGACCTGACCGCGGCGATCGCGAACATCAACGCGTGGAACCGCTTCGCCGTGCCGTTCTGCAAAGCGCCGGAGATTGAAGAAACGGCGACGGCGTAA
- a CDS encoding nuclear transport factor 2 family protein: MYATVSLEAEAMAVLRDFASAYANRDLEKLLAVFLPEPDVVLLGTGQDEKRLGLAGICEQAERDWEQADTLHFRFGWRSVSCYGDVCWVAADCFALVQAGYRQAEIPLRITAVLVRTVEDSLRIAQLHYSSPVLPEDESDTCLE, from the coding sequence GTGTACGCCACTGTTTCTCTTGAAGCGGAGGCGATGGCGGTCCTGCGGGACTTTGCCAGCGCTTACGCCAATCGAGATCTGGAGAAACTGCTGGCGGTATTTTTGCCTGAACCGGACGTGGTGCTTCTGGGAACGGGCCAAGACGAGAAGCGTCTCGGTCTAGCCGGAATCTGCGAACAGGCGGAGCGTGACTGGGAACAAGCCGACACGTTACATTTTCGCTTTGGATGGCGAAGCGTATCGTGCTACGGCGACGTTTGCTGGGTCGCGGCCGATTGTTTTGCTCTGGTTCAAGCGGGTTACCGCCAAGCGGAGATTCCTCTCCGGATTACTGCAGTCCTGGTTCGCACCGTAGAAGATTCGTTGCGGATCGCCCAGCTTCATTACTCTTCGCCGGTCCTGCCGGAAGATGAGTCCGATACCTGTCTCGAGTAG